The DNA segment ACCGCGGTTAGCAGTGCCAACCTAGACAGCGAAAGTCGGCGACGAAGTTTCATGAGCGTCATGCCCTCATCATAGAAGCATCCATCAAGCAATGCGAGTTCGATTGCCAGGCCCAACAAACTGGTGATTCTTCGGTATCTACTGCGCGTCTGCCATGGCGGCCAATTGGACGGTCGCCCTGCCCTGCTCTTTTTCTAAATAGGGACGTCCAAACTTGACGTTGACGTGATCCCATGGCAATTTCGCCATCAAATCGTAGGGTTCATGGATGCACTTTTCAACGTCCAATCCGGCTTCTTCGATCGATTTCCACCATCGCTGAGGATCCAAGTATTCGGTCCATCCGTCCATCCTAGCGCCGCGATCCCAAGCGGCTCGGATCACCGCTCCCATGCGTCGATCGCCGCGACTGATGACGGCTTCCAACAAACTGGTTTCAATGTCGTGACACTTGATCGTCACACTGCGAATCTTGCGGTGCGCCCGGATGATCTGATGCGATTTTTTGAAGTACTCACGCCGTTGCATCGCGTTCCACTGATACGGCGTGTGAGCTTTAGGGACAAAGTTTGACACGCTGGCGGTCACTCGGGCGTAGCGACCGGTTACTTCTTTGCCGACCGCCGCGATCGCTTCGGCAAGTTCGACGATGCCTTCCAAGTCGACGCGTCGCTCGCCCGGCAAGCCGCACATGAAATAAAGCTTGACGCTTTCGAATCCGTTCGCGAACGCGACGCGACAACCTTCGATCAAGTCACTGTTTTTGATCTTTTTGCGAATCTGTACTCGCATGTCATCACGTGCCACTTCGGGTGCCAGCGTCATGCTGCGCCGCCGATCGCCGGTCAACAATAGTGGCAGCGTCTTCAGTTGGTCATTGACTCGCAAACTTGGCACCGTCACGTTCACATTCTCAGGCCCAAAGACTTCGTTGAGTCGCAGCACCAACGGTTCGAAGTGCGGATAGTCGCTGCTAGAGAGCGACAGCACGCTGACTTCGTTGTAACCCGTGTTTTTGTAGCTTTCCCAAGCCGCATCAACAATCGTTTCAACTTCGCGAATCCGCAACGGGCGTTTGATCACCGTGCTCTGACAGAATCTGCACAAGTGCGGGCAACCGCGCATGATCTCGACCGCGATTCGGTCGTGCACACATTCAACGTAGGGCACAATCGGCGAAGTCGGCAGCGGCATGCCGTCAAGATCACCAATCGTGCTGGGGGCGATCGTCGCCGGCACGTCGTCGCGAGTCCGTTGCAATTCCGCAATCCGGTCGTTTGCGTAAACAGGCTTGTAAAACCGTGGCACGTACGCACAATCCATCGCCCGCGCGATCTCGGCCAGAGATTCTTCTCGCTGGCGGCGGCCTTCGTCGCCACTTGCGAACGAGCCATCATCTTGGCGATAGCGTTCTTTCAGCTCGATCCATAAATCGCAAACCGTCGGCAGCGCCGGCTCCCCATCGCCAATGATCATGACATCAAAGTAGTCAGCCATCGGTTCAGGGTTTTGGCAACACGGACCACCCGCCAGCATCAATGGATCGGCCATCGTACGGTCCACCGAAATCATCGGGATGCCGCCCAGATCAATCATCGTCAACACGTTTGGGGCACTGATTTCGTACTGCAATGACAAACCGATCACGTCAAAATCGGAAAGCGACGTGAAGGTTTCCAAACTGTAAAGCGGGATCTGGTGTTCTCGCAGTTTCGCTTCCATATCAGGCCACGGGGTAAACACACGTTCGGCACACCAATCGTCGCGGCGATTCATCATCGAATACAGAACCTGCAACCCATGGTGG comes from the Rubripirellula reticaptiva genome and includes:
- a CDS encoding TIGR03960 family B12-binding radical SAM protein; protein product: MINHHRRRLLESRVWPHVQAPAQYVGGERNIVVKDHSALRGKLCLGFPDAYTIGMSHHGLQVLYSMMNRRDDWCAERVFTPWPDMEAKLREHQIPLYSLETFTSLSDFDVIGLSLQYEISAPNVLTMIDLGGIPMISVDRTMADPLMLAGGPCCQNPEPMADYFDVMIIGDGEPALPTVCDLWIELKERYRQDDGSFASGDEGRRQREESLAEIARAMDCAYVPRFYKPVYANDRIAELQRTRDDVPATIAPSTIGDLDGMPLPTSPIVPYVECVHDRIAVEIMRGCPHLCRFCQSTVIKRPLRIREVETIVDAAWESYKNTGYNEVSVLSLSSSDYPHFEPLVLRLNEVFGPENVNVTVPSLRVNDQLKTLPLLLTGDRRRSMTLAPEVARDDMRVQIRKKIKNSDLIEGCRVAFANGFESVKLYFMCGLPGERRVDLEGIVELAEAIAAVGKEVTGRYARVTASVSNFVPKAHTPYQWNAMQRREYFKKSHQIIRAHRKIRSVTIKCHDIETSLLEAVISRGDRRMGAVIRAAWDRGARMDGWTEYLDPQRWWKSIEEAGLDVEKCIHEPYDLMAKLPWDHVNVKFGRPYLEKEQGRATVQLAAMADAQ